In the Onychostoma macrolepis isolate SWU-2019 chromosome 09, ASM1243209v1, whole genome shotgun sequence genome, one interval contains:
- the dgkh gene encoding diacylglycerol kinase eta isoform X5, which yields MEDWISSLKSVQSREHYETAQFNVEHFSGMHNWYACSHARPTFCNVCRDSLSGVTSHGLSCEVCKFKAHKRCAVRATNNCKWTTLASIGKDIIEDEDGIAMPHQWLEGNLPVSAKCAVCDKTCGSVLRLQDWRCLWCKAMVHTACMDIYPRKCPLGQCKVSIIPPTALNSIDSDGFWKATCPPSCASPLLVFVNSKSGDNQGVKFLRRFKQLLNPAQVFDLVNGGPHLGLRLFQKFDNFRILVCGGDGSVGWVLSEIDKLNLHKQCQLGVLPLGTGNDLARVLGWGPSCDDDTQLPQILEKLERASTKMLDRWSIMTYEIKIPPKHSCPATPEEAEYGQLQISAYEDSVAAHLTKILNSDQHSVVISSSKVLCETVKEFVAKVGKCYERSSESTEETDALTLKCVNLNEKLDSLLQTLNLESQAMTPSALTTPPIVEEEVEEEELEEEEDLSEESLTELKENETEKGSAHKLFRPREQLVLRANSLKKALRQIIEQAERMVDEQNAHTEEQELQSPTDFRKDSEEENRDNEKDEDTKELEALPLAKSPCSPPERRVSRSTQSCGSFSITPFTTSKENLPVLNTRIICPGLRAGLAASIAGSSIISKMLLANIDPFGATPFIDPDLDSLEGYLEKCVMNNYFGIGLDAKISLEFNNKREEHPEKCRSRTKNMMWYGVLGTKELLQRTYKNLEQKVQLECDGQYIPLPSLQGIAVLNIPSYAGGTNFWGGTKEDDIFCAPSFDDKILEVVAVFGSMQMAVSRVIKLQHHRIAQCRTVKITILGDEGVPVQVDGEAWIQPPGVIKIQHKNRAQMLTRDRAFENTLKSWEDKLKYDKPPLRPHLYPQHSVDLATEEEATLIQMCARAAEDLITRICEAAKNYQLLEQELAHAVNASSHAINKTHPKFPESLTRNTAIEVASTVKALHNETELLLVGRVPLQLDPPHEELLSSALQSAEVELGKLAEIPWLYHILQPNDEEDNSLEYGKRNSRSGMFRIVPKFKKEKALKKSSPQSVQRWGTEEVAVWLEQLSLGEYKETFIRHDIRGSELLHLERRDLKDLGISKVGHMKRILQGTKDLAKSSMVDL from the exons ATGGAGGACTGGATCAGCTCACTGAAATCGGTTCAGTCCAGAGAGCATTACGAG ACGGCACAGTTTAATGTGGAACATTTCTCAGGGATGCACAACTGGTATGCCTGCTCCCACGCTCGCCCTACCTTCTGTAACGTCTGTCGGGACAGCCTCTCAGGGGTCACTTCTCATGGCCTCTCTTGTGAAG TGTGTAAATTCAAGGCCCACAAAAGATGTGCAGTCAGGGCCACCAACAACTGCAAATGGACAACGTTGGCTTCTATCGGCAAGGACATCATTGAGGACGAGGATGGG ATTGCAATGCCACACCAATGGCTGGAAGGCAACCTGCCTGTCAGTGCTAAGTGTGCCGTTTGCGACAAAACCTGTGGCAGCGTGCTGCGCTTGCAGGACTGGCGTTGTTTATGGTGCAAGGCCATG GTGCACACGGCATGCATGGATATCTACCCCCGCAAATGTCCCCTCGGCCAGTGCAAAGTGTCCATCATCCCCCCTACCGCCCTCAACAGCATCGACTCAGATG GTTTCTGGAAGGCCACCTGTCCCCCATCATGTGCTAGTCCACTCCTCGTGTTTGTCAACTCAAAAAGCGGAGACAACCAAGGGGTAAAATTCCTGCGTCGCTTCAAACAGCTGCTCAATCCCGCTCAGGTCTTTGACCTGGTCAACGGTGGACCTCATTTAGG TCTTCGCTTGTTCCAAAAGTTCGATAACTTCCGAATCCTGGTGTGCGGTGGAGATGGAAGCGTTGGTTGGGTCCTGTCTGAAATCGATAAACTAAATCTTCACAAACAG TGCCAGCTGGGCGTTCTGCCGCTGGGCACTGGGAATGACCTGGCGCGGGTGCTCGGCTGGGGGCCATCGTGTGACGATGACACTCAACTCCCACAGATACTGGAGAAGCTGGAGCGAGCCAGCACCAAGATGCTGGACAG GTGGAGTATAATGACGTATGAGATTAAAATACCTCCCAAACACAGCTGCCCCGCCACACCTGAGGAGGCAGAGTACGGCCAG TTACAGATATCTGCTTATGAGGATTCAGTGGCTGCTCATCTCACAAAGATCCTGAACTCAGATCAGCACTCAGTGGTCATATCTTCATCAAA GGTATTGTGTGAGACGGTGAAGGAATTTGTGGCCAAAGTTGGGAAGTGTTATGAGAGAAGCAGCGAGAGTACAGAGGAAACTGATGCACTCACACTCAAA TGTGTGAATCTGAACGAGAAGCTGGACTCCCTCCTGCAGACCCTCAATTTGGAGTCGCAGGCCATGACGCCCTCAGCCCTCACCACGCCACCCATCGtggaggaggaggtggaggaggaaGAGCTGGAAGAAGAGGAGGATCTGAGTGAAGAGTCTTTAACGGAGCTGAAGGAGAATGAGACTGAGAAAGGCTCTGCTCATAAGCTCTTCAGACCCCGCGAGCAGCTCGTGCTGAGAGCCAACAGCCTGAAGAAAGCGCTCAGACAGATCATCGAGCAGGCGGAGAGAA TGGTGGACGAGCAGAACGCTCACACAGAGGAGCAGGAGCTGCAGTCTCCCACAGACTTCAGGAAGGACAGTGAGGAAGAAAACAGAGACAACGAGAAGGACGAGGACACTAAAGAACTGGAAGCCTTGCCCT tgGCTAAGTCACCGTGTTCGCCGCCAGAGAGGCGTGTGAGTCGCAGCACGCAGTCCTGCGGCTCCTTTTCCATCACTCCCTTCACCACGAGCAAGGAGAACCTGCCTGTACTCAACACACGCATCATCTGTCCCG GTCTGCGGGCAGGTCTTGCTGCCTCTATAGCTGGAAGCTCCATAATCAGTAAGATGCTGCTTGCCAACATTGATCCCTTTGGTGCAACACCCTTCATAGATCCTGACCTGGACTCACT AGAGGGCTATTTGGAGAAGTGTGTGATGAATAACTACTTTGGGATTGGGTTAGATGCAAAGATCTCACTGGAGTTCAACAACAAGCGAGAGGAGCACCCAGAGAAATGCAG AAGTCGCACTAAAAACATGATGTGGTATGGAGTTCTGGGGACGAAAGAGCTTCTGCAGCGGACCTACAAGAACTTGGAGCAGAAAGTTCAGCTGGAG TGTGACGGCCAGTACATCCCACTCCCCAGTCTCCAGGGAATCGCTGTGTTGAACATCCCCAGCTACGCCGGGGGAACCAACTTCTGGGGCGGCACCAAAGAGGATGAC ATATTTTGTGCCCCTTCATTTGACGATAAAATTTTGGAAGTGGTCGCTGTGTTTGGTAGTATGCAGATGGCTGTCTCAAGGGTGATCAAACTGCAGCATCACCGTATTGCACAG TGTCGCACGGTGAAGATCACCATCCTGGGAGATGAAGGAGTGCCAGTCCAGGTGGATGGAGAGGCCTGGATTCAGCCTCCTGGAGTCATCAAAATTCAGCACAAGAACCGGGCCCAGATGCTGACAAGAGACCGC GCATTTGAAAACACGCTGAAGTCTTGGGAGGATAAACTGAAATACGACAAGCCTCCGCTGAGGCCGCACCTGTATCCTCAGCACTCTGTGGATCTGGCCACTGAGGAGGAGGCCACACTCATCCAGATGTGCGCTCGAGCCGCAGAGGATCTCATCACCAGGATCTGCGAGGCTGCCAAAAACTACCAACTCCTCGAGCAGGAGCTCGCCCATGCCGTCAACGCCTCCTCACACGCCATCAACAAAACACACCCCAAGTTCCCCGAG AGCCTGACAAGAAACACTGCCATTGAGGTGGCCAGCACCGTGAAGGCCCTGCACAATGAGACTGAGTTGCTGCTAGTAGGACGAGTGCCATTG CAACTGGACCCTCCGCATGAAGAGCTGCTGTCCAGTGCCCTGCAGAGCGCTGAGGTTGAACTGGGAAAGCTGGCTGAGATCCCCTGGCTCTACCACATCTTACAGCCCAATGACGAGGAG GATAACTCCCTCGAGTACGGAAAAAGAAACAGTCGGAGTGGCATGTTTCGCATAGTGCCAAAGTTCAAGAAAGAGAAAGCCCTGAAGAAGTCCAGCCCACAGTcag TTCAGAGGTGGGGCACTGAGGAGGTGGCCGTCTGGCTGGAGCAGCTCAGCTTGGGAGAATACAAAGAGACCTTCATCCGGCACGACATCCGCGGCTCCGAGCTCCTGCACCTGGAGAGGAGAGACCTCAAG
- the dgkh gene encoding diacylglycerol kinase eta isoform X6, with translation MHNWYACSHARPTFCNVCRDSLSGVTSHGLSCEVCKFKAHKRCAVRATNNCKWTTLASIGKDIIEDEDGIAMPHQWLEGNLPVSAKCAVCDKTCGSVLRLQDWRCLWCKAMVHTACMDIYPRKCPLGQCKVSIIPPTALNSIDSDGFWKATCPPSCASPLLVFVNSKSGDNQGVKFLRRFKQLLNPAQVFDLVNGGPHLGLRLFQKFDNFRILVCGGDGSVGWVLSEIDKLNLHKQCQLGVLPLGTGNDLARVLGWGPSCDDDTQLPQILEKLERASTKMLDRWSIMTYEIKIPPKHSCPATPEEAEYGQLQISAYEDSVAAHLTKILNSDQHSVVISSSKVLCETVKEFVAKVGKCYERSSESTEETDALTLKCVNLNEKLDSLLQTLNLESQAMTPSALTTPPIVEEEVEEEELEEEEDLSEESLTELKENETEKGSAHKLFRPREQLVLRANSLKKALRQIIEQAERMVDEQNAHTEEQELQSPTDFRKDSEEENRDNEKDEDTKELEALPLAKSPCSPPERRVSRSTQSCGSFSITPFTTSKENLPVLNTRIICPGLRAGLAASIAGSSIISKMLLANIDPFGATPFIDPDLDSLEGYLEKCVMNNYFGIGLDAKISLEFNNKREEHPEKCRSRTKNMMWYGVLGTKELLQRTYKNLEQKVQLECDGQYIPLPSLQGIAVLNIPSYAGGTNFWGGTKEDDIFCAPSFDDKILEVVAVFGSMQMAVSRVIKLQHHRIAQCRTVKITILGDEGVPVQVDGEAWIQPPGVIKIQHKNRAQMLTRDRAFENTLKSWEDKLKYDKPPLRPHLYPQHSVDLATEEEATLIQMCARAAEDLITRICEAAKNYQLLEQELAHAVNASSHAINKTHPKFPESLTRNTAIEVASTVKALHNETELLLVGRVPLQLDPPHEELLSSALQSAEVELGKLAEIPWLYHILQPNDEEDNSLEYGKRNSRSGMFRIVPKFKKEKALKKSSPQSVQRWGTEEVAVWLEQLSLGEYKETFIRHDIRGSELLHLERRDLKDLGISKVGHMKRILQGTKDLAKSSMVDL, from the exons ATGCACAACTGGTATGCCTGCTCCCACGCTCGCCCTACCTTCTGTAACGTCTGTCGGGACAGCCTCTCAGGGGTCACTTCTCATGGCCTCTCTTGTGAAG TGTGTAAATTCAAGGCCCACAAAAGATGTGCAGTCAGGGCCACCAACAACTGCAAATGGACAACGTTGGCTTCTATCGGCAAGGACATCATTGAGGACGAGGATGGG ATTGCAATGCCACACCAATGGCTGGAAGGCAACCTGCCTGTCAGTGCTAAGTGTGCCGTTTGCGACAAAACCTGTGGCAGCGTGCTGCGCTTGCAGGACTGGCGTTGTTTATGGTGCAAGGCCATG GTGCACACGGCATGCATGGATATCTACCCCCGCAAATGTCCCCTCGGCCAGTGCAAAGTGTCCATCATCCCCCCTACCGCCCTCAACAGCATCGACTCAGATG GTTTCTGGAAGGCCACCTGTCCCCCATCATGTGCTAGTCCACTCCTCGTGTTTGTCAACTCAAAAAGCGGAGACAACCAAGGGGTAAAATTCCTGCGTCGCTTCAAACAGCTGCTCAATCCCGCTCAGGTCTTTGACCTGGTCAACGGTGGACCTCATTTAGG TCTTCGCTTGTTCCAAAAGTTCGATAACTTCCGAATCCTGGTGTGCGGTGGAGATGGAAGCGTTGGTTGGGTCCTGTCTGAAATCGATAAACTAAATCTTCACAAACAG TGCCAGCTGGGCGTTCTGCCGCTGGGCACTGGGAATGACCTGGCGCGGGTGCTCGGCTGGGGGCCATCGTGTGACGATGACACTCAACTCCCACAGATACTGGAGAAGCTGGAGCGAGCCAGCACCAAGATGCTGGACAG GTGGAGTATAATGACGTATGAGATTAAAATACCTCCCAAACACAGCTGCCCCGCCACACCTGAGGAGGCAGAGTACGGCCAG TTACAGATATCTGCTTATGAGGATTCAGTGGCTGCTCATCTCACAAAGATCCTGAACTCAGATCAGCACTCAGTGGTCATATCTTCATCAAA GGTATTGTGTGAGACGGTGAAGGAATTTGTGGCCAAAGTTGGGAAGTGTTATGAGAGAAGCAGCGAGAGTACAGAGGAAACTGATGCACTCACACTCAAA TGTGTGAATCTGAACGAGAAGCTGGACTCCCTCCTGCAGACCCTCAATTTGGAGTCGCAGGCCATGACGCCCTCAGCCCTCACCACGCCACCCATCGtggaggaggaggtggaggaggaaGAGCTGGAAGAAGAGGAGGATCTGAGTGAAGAGTCTTTAACGGAGCTGAAGGAGAATGAGACTGAGAAAGGCTCTGCTCATAAGCTCTTCAGACCCCGCGAGCAGCTCGTGCTGAGAGCCAACAGCCTGAAGAAAGCGCTCAGACAGATCATCGAGCAGGCGGAGAGAA TGGTGGACGAGCAGAACGCTCACACAGAGGAGCAGGAGCTGCAGTCTCCCACAGACTTCAGGAAGGACAGTGAGGAAGAAAACAGAGACAACGAGAAGGACGAGGACACTAAAGAACTGGAAGCCTTGCCCT tgGCTAAGTCACCGTGTTCGCCGCCAGAGAGGCGTGTGAGTCGCAGCACGCAGTCCTGCGGCTCCTTTTCCATCACTCCCTTCACCACGAGCAAGGAGAACCTGCCTGTACTCAACACACGCATCATCTGTCCCG GTCTGCGGGCAGGTCTTGCTGCCTCTATAGCTGGAAGCTCCATAATCAGTAAGATGCTGCTTGCCAACATTGATCCCTTTGGTGCAACACCCTTCATAGATCCTGACCTGGACTCACT AGAGGGCTATTTGGAGAAGTGTGTGATGAATAACTACTTTGGGATTGGGTTAGATGCAAAGATCTCACTGGAGTTCAACAACAAGCGAGAGGAGCACCCAGAGAAATGCAG AAGTCGCACTAAAAACATGATGTGGTATGGAGTTCTGGGGACGAAAGAGCTTCTGCAGCGGACCTACAAGAACTTGGAGCAGAAAGTTCAGCTGGAG TGTGACGGCCAGTACATCCCACTCCCCAGTCTCCAGGGAATCGCTGTGTTGAACATCCCCAGCTACGCCGGGGGAACCAACTTCTGGGGCGGCACCAAAGAGGATGAC ATATTTTGTGCCCCTTCATTTGACGATAAAATTTTGGAAGTGGTCGCTGTGTTTGGTAGTATGCAGATGGCTGTCTCAAGGGTGATCAAACTGCAGCATCACCGTATTGCACAG TGTCGCACGGTGAAGATCACCATCCTGGGAGATGAAGGAGTGCCAGTCCAGGTGGATGGAGAGGCCTGGATTCAGCCTCCTGGAGTCATCAAAATTCAGCACAAGAACCGGGCCCAGATGCTGACAAGAGACCGC GCATTTGAAAACACGCTGAAGTCTTGGGAGGATAAACTGAAATACGACAAGCCTCCGCTGAGGCCGCACCTGTATCCTCAGCACTCTGTGGATCTGGCCACTGAGGAGGAGGCCACACTCATCCAGATGTGCGCTCGAGCCGCAGAGGATCTCATCACCAGGATCTGCGAGGCTGCCAAAAACTACCAACTCCTCGAGCAGGAGCTCGCCCATGCCGTCAACGCCTCCTCACACGCCATCAACAAAACACACCCCAAGTTCCCCGAG AGCCTGACAAGAAACACTGCCATTGAGGTGGCCAGCACCGTGAAGGCCCTGCACAATGAGACTGAGTTGCTGCTAGTAGGACGAGTGCCATTG CAACTGGACCCTCCGCATGAAGAGCTGCTGTCCAGTGCCCTGCAGAGCGCTGAGGTTGAACTGGGAAAGCTGGCTGAGATCCCCTGGCTCTACCACATCTTACAGCCCAATGACGAGGAG GATAACTCCCTCGAGTACGGAAAAAGAAACAGTCGGAGTGGCATGTTTCGCATAGTGCCAAAGTTCAAGAAAGAGAAAGCCCTGAAGAAGTCCAGCCCACAGTcag TTCAGAGGTGGGGCACTGAGGAGGTGGCCGTCTGGCTGGAGCAGCTCAGCTTGGGAGAATACAAAGAGACCTTCATCCGGCACGACATCCGCGGCTCCGAGCTCCTGCACCTGGAGAGGAGAGACCTCAAG